From a single Bacteroidia bacterium genomic region:
- a CDS encoding ATP-binding protein, with translation MPKVDRPKNTLLTTMESQNSILDFVSDAVIITDLQLNILSWNRAAENIYGWKQVEVLGKIVSEFLGIKSYSQPPSELLETLIIEGKWAGEMVHTHKNGHPLYVMASVSVIYDQSGEKEGFIAVNRNITDQKNIQKVLEESLKIHNALRDQITQISTYFINLPSNEIDQGIEHALKKICNFAYLDRSYVFLFNEDQTLMSNTHEYCQVNVQPNKSVLQNLNVNAFPWFASELREKHLVNIPNVSKLPEEAEIEKSYYTRQGVSSMLAVPMILEGKLLGFVGFDAISSNRNWSPDTISLFQIVADIIINAIQRKNWENRLKQTRDSLEQMVEERTAELHHSNKSLENFAYLASHDLHEPLRMVVSYLQLLEKSMEGRLNQEEKEYIHFAVDGAFRMRKLLEGMLAYSRVKTHSLPFSKVNMNEVMVDVCANLELTISDLNAVVSYNNLPTITADEDQMLQLFQNLVGNALKFQPEGQIPVVKVTGEEFSGHFLFTVSDNGIGMESQYADRIFQMFQRLHAKDRYPGSGVGLAVCKEIVTRHFGKIWFESTENQGTTFFFTIRK, from the coding sequence ATGCCTAAAGTAGATCGACCCAAAAACACCTTGCTCACAACAATGGAGAGTCAGAACTCTATTCTTGATTTCGTTTCTGACGCAGTGATAATTACTGACTTACAGCTGAACATTCTTTCCTGGAATCGTGCAGCTGAAAATATATATGGGTGGAAACAGGTAGAAGTGTTGGGGAAAATTGTCAGCGAATTTCTCGGTATTAAAAGCTATTCCCAACCTCCCTCTGAGCTACTGGAAACATTGATCATCGAAGGCAAGTGGGCCGGGGAAATGGTGCATACTCACAAAAATGGACATCCGCTATATGTGATGGCTTCCGTTTCTGTCATTTACGATCAAAGCGGAGAAAAAGAAGGTTTTATTGCGGTTAACAGAAATATCACAGACCAGAAAAACATACAGAAAGTACTGGAGGAATCCCTGAAAATACACAACGCACTTCGCGATCAGATTACACAGATTTCAACCTATTTTATCAATCTTCCTTCAAATGAAATTGATCAGGGGATTGAACATGCCCTGAAAAAAATATGCAACTTCGCTTACCTCGACCGGTCATATGTATTCTTATTCAACGAGGATCAAACACTCATGAGCAATACCCATGAGTATTGCCAGGTAAATGTACAGCCCAATAAATCGGTTCTGCAAAATCTGAATGTCAATGCTTTCCCCTGGTTTGCCAGCGAACTTCGGGAAAAACATCTGGTCAATATTCCCAATGTATCCAAACTTCCCGAAGAGGCTGAAATAGAAAAAAGTTATTACACCAGACAAGGCGTAAGCTCTATGCTGGCTGTTCCCATGATTTTGGAAGGAAAATTGTTGGGATTTGTCGGGTTTGACGCGATTTCCTCCAATCGCAATTGGTCTCCGGATACAATTTCGCTTTTTCAGATCGTCGCTGATATTATCATCAATGCGATTCAAAGAAAAAACTGGGAAAATCGCCTGAAACAAACCCGGGATTCTCTGGAACAAATGGTTGAAGAGCGTACAGCAGAACTCCACCATTCCAATAAATCTCTCGAGAATTTTGCCTACCTCGCATCCCATGACCTTCACGAGCCCCTTCGTATGGTAGTCAGCTATCTCCAGCTACTCGAAAAATCCATGGAAGGACGCTTGAACCAGGAAGAAAAAGAATACATCCACTTTGCTGTCGATGGGGCCTTCCGAATGCGGAAACTCCTGGAAGGTATGCTCGCTTATTCCAGAGTAAAAACCCATTCCTTGCCATTCTCCAAAGTCAATATGAATGAAGTAATGGTAGATGTATGTGCCAATCTTGAACTGACCATATCCGATCTGAATGCTGTCGTCAGCTATAATAACTTACCCACGATTACTGCTGACGAGGATCAGATGTTGCAGCTTTTTCAAAATCTCGTTGGTAATGCACTCAAATTCCAGCCCGAAGGGCAAATACCTGTTGTCAAAGTTACTGGTGAAGAATTTAGTGGCCACTTCCTCTTTACCGTTTCAGATAATGGGATCGGTATGGAAAGTCAGTACGCGGATCGCATATTCCAGATGTTTCAGCGCCTCCATGCCAAAGATCGTTACCCCGGCAGCGGCGTAGGTCTCGCCGTATGTAAAGAAATCGTAACCCGCCACTTTGGGAAAATCTGGTTCGAATCAACAGAAAATCAGGGAACTACTTTTTTCTTTACCATCCGCAAATAG